In the Catenulispora sp. GP43 genome, one interval contains:
- a CDS encoding prolyl oligopeptidase family serine peptidase, whose product MTEHIADTEPTQPADDEILLDDESPFEDLARFMEIPRVGGLALAPDGSRLVVGVQHLSPDGKKHVSSIWDVDRDGGAPFRLTRSAAGESAPAFLPDGSLLFAAKRTDPDAQDGGDTENGGGQGLWLLPARGGEARLLAAPPAGIGRVQVAAKTGRIVLAAKVMPQAGDLEDDAARRKARKDANVTAILHTQAWVRQFDTQIGPDGIRLFAAEAPGPDGKLELRDATGDLGPAVDSFAVTSDGSKVVYGITAALANSEHAAELRVLDVDSGKSALFAGDPGHQHFDPTISPDDTTVAFVRSESATFDAAGKPTIHLQPLAGGPSRALAERLDLWPQGLVWAPDSSALYFTADQLGRAPVFKVDLVGGEVTRLTGDRAAYTGLQVSPDGRTLFAIRTAVDATPRPVRLDAAAEDQEPVLLSAPGDTVRLPGWVEEVTATAEDGTVIHSRLVLPNTAEGPAPLVVWIHGGPLMSSNSWSWRANPWVLVQRGYAVLLPDYSLSTGYGQTFVDRGKGEGSGVPFHDIMAATDAVIDRPDIDGTRTAAMGASFGGYLTNWIATQTGRFKALISHAGVWNASLRTVSDVPWFFRQAYGDVMLRPEHALRWSPHLYADNVTSPMLVIHGDNDYRVPVSNALWQWQDLQRRGKEAKFLYFPDENHWILRPQESKLWYETVRAFLAEHVLGEEWQQPDLV is encoded by the coding sequence ATGACTGAGCACATAGCGGACACCGAACCCACCCAGCCGGCCGACGACGAGATCCTTCTCGACGACGAGAGCCCCTTCGAAGACCTGGCGCGATTCATGGAGATCCCCAGAGTCGGCGGCCTCGCACTGGCCCCGGACGGCAGCCGTCTCGTGGTCGGGGTGCAGCATCTGTCACCGGACGGCAAGAAGCACGTCTCCTCGATCTGGGACGTGGACCGCGACGGCGGCGCCCCGTTCCGGCTGACCCGGTCGGCGGCCGGCGAGTCGGCCCCGGCGTTCCTGCCCGACGGCTCGCTGTTGTTCGCCGCCAAGCGCACCGACCCGGACGCGCAGGACGGCGGCGACACCGAGAACGGCGGCGGCCAGGGCCTGTGGCTGCTGCCGGCGCGCGGCGGCGAGGCCCGGCTGCTGGCGGCGCCGCCGGCCGGGATCGGGAGGGTCCAGGTCGCCGCGAAGACCGGCCGGATCGTCCTGGCGGCCAAGGTCATGCCGCAGGCCGGGGACCTCGAAGACGACGCGGCGCGCCGCAAGGCCCGCAAGGACGCGAACGTCACCGCGATCCTGCACACCCAGGCGTGGGTCCGGCAGTTCGACACGCAGATCGGCCCGGACGGGATCCGCCTGTTCGCGGCCGAGGCCCCCGGTCCGGACGGAAAGCTGGAGCTGCGCGACGCCACCGGGGACCTCGGGCCGGCGGTGGACTCCTTCGCCGTCACCTCCGACGGCTCGAAGGTCGTCTACGGCATCACGGCCGCCCTCGCGAACAGCGAGCACGCCGCCGAACTGCGGGTGCTCGACGTCGACTCCGGGAAGTCGGCCCTGTTCGCCGGCGACCCGGGACACCAGCACTTCGACCCGACCATCTCCCCCGACGACACCACCGTCGCCTTCGTCCGCAGCGAATCCGCCACCTTCGACGCGGCCGGCAAGCCCACCATCCACCTCCAGCCGCTGGCCGGCGGCCCGAGCCGGGCCCTGGCCGAGCGTCTGGACCTGTGGCCGCAGGGCCTGGTGTGGGCGCCGGACTCCTCAGCCCTCTACTTCACCGCCGACCAGCTCGGCCGCGCGCCGGTGTTCAAGGTGGACCTGGTCGGCGGCGAGGTCACCCGGCTCACCGGCGACCGCGCGGCGTACACCGGCCTTCAGGTCTCCCCCGACGGCCGGACCCTGTTCGCGATCCGCACCGCCGTCGACGCCACCCCGCGTCCGGTCCGCCTGGACGCCGCGGCCGAGGACCAGGAACCGGTTCTGCTGTCGGCGCCCGGCGACACGGTGCGGCTGCCCGGCTGGGTCGAGGAGGTGACCGCGACCGCCGAGGACGGCACGGTCATCCACTCCCGGCTGGTGCTGCCGAACACCGCCGAGGGCCCGGCCCCGCTGGTGGTGTGGATCCACGGCGGCCCGCTGATGAGCAGCAACTCCTGGAGCTGGCGCGCCAATCCGTGGGTGCTGGTGCAGCGCGGATATGCCGTCCTGCTGCCGGACTACTCGCTGTCCACCGGCTACGGCCAGACGTTCGTCGACCGCGGCAAGGGCGAGGGCAGCGGGGTCCCGTTCCACGACATCATGGCCGCCACCGACGCCGTGATCGACCGGCCGGACATCGACGGCACGCGCACGGCGGCCATGGGCGCCTCGTTCGGCGGCTACCTGACCAACTGGATCGCCACGCAGACCGGGCGTTTCAAAGCCCTGATCTCGCACGCCGGCGTCTGGAACGCCTCGCTGCGCACGGTCTCGGACGTGCCGTGGTTCTTCCGGCAGGCGTACGGCGACGTCATGCTCCGGCCCGAGCACGCCCTGCGCTGGTCGCCGCATCTGTACGCGGACAACGTCACCTCCCCGATGCTGGTCATCCACGGCGACAACGACTACCGGGTGCCGGTGTCGAACGCGCTGTGGCAGTGGCAGGACCTGCAGCGGCGGGGCAAGGAGGCGAAGTTCCTGTACTTCCCGGACGAGAACCACTGGATCCTGCGACCGCAGGAGTCGAAGCTCTGGTACGAGACGGTGCGGGCGTTCCTGGCCGAGCACGTGCTCGGCGAGGAGTGGCAGCAGCCTGATTTGGTGTAG
- a CDS encoding lipase family protein — MRRRPVRRALATAAVVALAAAGISTATAATSSASSSDSFYSYSGSAPLASYAPGTVLKTRTLQYHVLGIPTPVTAIQILYRTTDAQGRATAGVTSVIRSITGDSGKAVSYDSFYDSLNPADSPSRAIAGDLSLGGTIANAEALFLAPLVLQGYNVVIPDTEGQTADFAAGPEYGTTTLDSIRAATSGAAGTGMNDGTKFALEGYSGGAIATDWAAALAPSYAPDVNRNLVGFAEGGLLVDPAHNLKYVSGSLVWSGVIPMAIIGVARSYSIDFSKYLNAYGMQVYNQLQQGSIINALGEYPGLTWAKMAKPQYANPDSVPEFVNAVNKINLGSAPTPTIPGYLGQGDGGVLEGTFSNPPGIGTGDGVMVAGDVRALARQYCATGDASIKYDQFDLLSHIGTAAAWAPLALLWLNDRFAGRTAPSDCGSIAAGNSLTPEQVAGS; from the coding sequence ATGCGCAGAAGACCAGTTCGGCGTGCCCTCGCGACCGCCGCTGTGGTGGCCCTCGCGGCCGCCGGAATCAGCACGGCCACAGCCGCGACGTCCTCCGCCTCCTCGTCCGACTCGTTCTACAGCTACAGCGGCTCGGCGCCGTTGGCGTCGTACGCGCCGGGCACCGTCCTGAAGACGCGGACGCTGCAGTACCACGTCCTCGGGATCCCCACGCCGGTCACGGCGATCCAGATCCTGTACCGCACCACCGACGCCCAGGGGCGCGCCACCGCCGGTGTGACGTCGGTGATCCGCAGCATCACCGGCGACAGCGGCAAGGCCGTGTCCTACGACTCGTTCTACGACTCGCTGAACCCGGCCGACAGCCCCTCGCGCGCCATCGCCGGCGACCTCTCGCTCGGCGGCACCATCGCCAACGCCGAGGCCCTGTTCCTGGCGCCCCTGGTGTTGCAGGGCTACAACGTCGTCATCCCGGACACCGAGGGCCAGACCGCCGACTTCGCCGCCGGCCCGGAATACGGCACCACCACCCTGGACTCGATCCGTGCGGCCACCAGCGGCGCGGCCGGGACCGGCATGAACGACGGCACCAAGTTCGCGCTGGAGGGCTACTCCGGCGGCGCCATCGCGACCGACTGGGCCGCGGCCCTGGCCCCGTCGTACGCCCCCGACGTCAACCGCAACCTGGTGGGCTTCGCCGAGGGCGGCCTGCTGGTGGACCCGGCGCACAACCTGAAGTACGTCTCGGGCTCGCTGGTCTGGTCCGGCGTCATCCCGATGGCCATCATCGGCGTCGCGCGCTCCTACAGCATCGACTTCAGCAAGTATCTGAACGCCTACGGCATGCAGGTCTACAACCAGCTGCAGCAGGGCTCGATCATCAACGCCCTCGGCGAGTACCCCGGGCTGACGTGGGCGAAGATGGCCAAGCCGCAGTACGCGAACCCGGACTCGGTCCCGGAGTTCGTCAACGCCGTCAACAAGATCAACCTCGGTTCCGCCCCGACCCCCACCATCCCCGGCTACCTCGGCCAGGGCGACGGCGGCGTCCTGGAGGGCACCTTCTCGAACCCGCCCGGCATCGGCACCGGCGACGGCGTGATGGTCGCCGGCGACGTCCGCGCCCTGGCCCGCCAGTACTGCGCCACCGGCGACGCCTCGATCAAGTACGACCAGTTCGACCTGCTGAGCCACATCGGCACGGCGGCCGCCTGGGCGCCGCTGGCGCTGCTGTGGCTGAACGACCGCTTCGCGGGGCGCACGGCGCCTTCGGACTGCGGGTCGATCGCCGCGGGGAACTCGCTGACCCCGGAGCAGGTGGCTGGTTCTTGA
- a CDS encoding cytochrome c oxidase assembly protein, with product MGDGMSGPGWMPEAPVSLGRLLAWHPQPIPLVPAVGLLAALLYVLGVWRLHRRGDRWQPGRTVAFLLGIATIIEVTATGIGGYGMQLMSVHMVQHMVLSMVSPVLLLLGAPITLALRTLPAAAHGRLGPREVLVHVLHSRFAKVITAPWFTLPVFVASLYGLYFTSLFTTLMSTWWTHELMLVHFLAVGLLFFYPILGVDPGPRRANPVLGILELFGGMPFHAFFGIAVMMESALTTTVFTHHPASWPGTALSDEHAAGAIAWAFSEIPSVLVLLVLFLQWRKADTRAAAQRDRAADRNNDAELNAYNDYLAGLNR from the coding sequence ATGGGCGACGGGATGAGCGGCCCCGGCTGGATGCCCGAGGCCCCGGTCTCGCTCGGCAGGCTGCTGGCCTGGCACCCGCAGCCGATCCCCCTGGTCCCGGCGGTGGGCCTGCTGGCCGCGCTGCTGTACGTCCTCGGGGTGTGGCGCCTGCACCGCCGCGGCGACCGCTGGCAGCCCGGCCGCACCGTGGCCTTCCTGCTCGGCATCGCCACCATCATCGAGGTGACCGCGACCGGCATCGGCGGCTACGGGATGCAGCTGATGAGCGTCCACATGGTCCAGCACATGGTGCTGTCCATGGTGAGCCCGGTCCTGCTCCTGCTCGGAGCGCCCATCACCCTGGCCCTGCGCACCCTGCCCGCCGCCGCCCACGGCCGCCTCGGGCCGCGCGAGGTGCTGGTGCACGTCCTGCACTCGCGCTTCGCCAAGGTGATCACGGCGCCGTGGTTCACCCTGCCGGTGTTCGTCGCCAGCCTGTACGGGCTCTACTTCACGTCGCTGTTCACGACGCTGATGAGCACGTGGTGGACCCACGAGCTGATGCTGGTCCACTTCCTGGCCGTCGGCCTGCTGTTCTTCTACCCGATCCTCGGCGTCGACCCGGGCCCGCGCCGCGCCAACCCGGTGCTGGGCATCCTGGAGCTGTTCGGCGGCATGCCGTTCCACGCCTTCTTCGGCATCGCGGTGATGATGGAGAGCGCCCTGACCACCACGGTGTTCACGCACCACCCGGCCAGTTGGCCCGGGACGGCACTGTCGGACGAGCACGCGGCGGGCGCGATCGCTTGGGCGTTCTCGGAGATCCCCAGCGTGTTGGTGCTGCTCGTGTTGTTCCTGCAATGGCGCAAGGCCGACACCCGGGCCGCCGCGCAGCGCGACCGGGCTGCCGACCGGAACAATGACGCCGAGCTGAATGCCTACAACGACTACCTGGCCGGGCTCAACCGCTGA
- a CDS encoding YcnI family protein, with amino-acid sequence MSKFSRSAAVAGAALIVLAIAGPASAHVTIGPNTSPKGGSDVELTFRVPNEEAQASTTQVEVDFPTDKPITGVLPEPTPGWTVKVDDLTLATPIKTDDGTVTQVVQRITWTGGQIPVGQYQGFRVMLGALPDDADSLTFKALQTYSNGDVVRWIDVQQPGQPEPDHPAPVLTLTAAAPDGASSAPSSSPGSQVTATASAPPISGGSTSAGSATTAAAAKTSDSTARALGIAGIVIGVLGLGAGAFGVAAARRKGAGTPE; translated from the coding sequence ATGTCCAAGTTCTCGCGCAGTGCGGCTGTCGCCGGCGCGGCGCTCATCGTCCTGGCCATCGCCGGTCCGGCGTCCGCGCACGTCACCATCGGCCCCAACACGTCCCCCAAGGGCGGCAGCGACGTCGAGCTGACCTTCCGCGTCCCCAACGAGGAAGCCCAGGCGAGCACCACCCAGGTCGAGGTCGACTTCCCGACCGACAAGCCGATCACCGGCGTGCTTCCCGAGCCGACCCCGGGCTGGACCGTGAAGGTCGACGACCTCACCCTCGCCACCCCGATCAAGACCGACGACGGCACGGTCACCCAGGTCGTGCAGCGCATCACCTGGACCGGCGGCCAGATCCCGGTCGGGCAGTACCAGGGCTTCCGCGTGATGCTCGGCGCCCTGCCGGACGACGCCGACAGCCTCACCTTCAAAGCCCTGCAGACCTACTCCAACGGCGACGTCGTCCGCTGGATCGACGTCCAGCAGCCGGGCCAGCCCGAGCCCGACCACCCGGCGCCGGTCCTGACCCTGACCGCGGCGGCTCCCGACGGGGCGTCCTCGGCACCGTCCTCGAGCCCGGGCTCCCAGGTGACCGCGACGGCCTCGGCGCCCCCGATCTCCGGCGGCTCGACTTCCGCCGGCTCGGCCACCACCGCCGCAGCGGCCAAGACCAGCGACTCGACGGCCCGCGCCCTCGGCATCGCCGGCATCGTCATCGGCGTCCTCGGTCTCGGCGCGGGCGCGTTCGGCGTCGCCGCGGCGCGGCGCAAGGGAGCCGGGACACCGGAATGA
- a CDS encoding copper resistance protein CopC, with protein sequence MAALVVAVLVAVAPGASAHATVVSTAPGDGQVVATAPSVVSVRFDEPVQMQFGALRVFSPSGSRVDEGSPSHPAGHSDTVEVGLAPKLGRGTYTVAWHVISADSHPVSGAFTFSVGASSTTSVSQDTLNAAGSTTVGVLYGIARGVAYGGFALAVGATAFLLCCWPAGAASRRVQTLIGVGWAALVAATLAVLGLQGPYDGGFGLGRVFDSAVLRTTMGTRLGTALSVRLLLLGAFGTGLAMLLPRLEQASVRLRIAAAGVGAAVAVGMAATWAAADHAGTGSQVALALPLDVLHVMAMAVWLGGLTVVVAVLLRPAGAGVGANSGTKTAAKPGTRSAVDPAVLAPAIRRFSTIAACCIAVLVASGTYQAWRQVGTLGALTGTVYGKLLLVKLLGVGLVVALGYLARVWIAHYLADRATPDEVAIRQLRRSTGLEAVLAIGVLTVTAMLVNAPPARTAFAAPVSTTAAFDTGGPNGKGTVQVFVSPAKAGTDLVHIEVVSPSGEPEAVPELTATLSLPDRQLGPLPITLSGAGTSHYYGNATIPLAGGWKLAVTVRTDDIDETTVTIPVTIR encoded by the coding sequence GTGGCCGCGCTCGTCGTCGCGGTGCTCGTCGCCGTGGCGCCGGGCGCGTCCGCGCATGCCACCGTGGTCTCGACCGCGCCGGGGGACGGCCAGGTGGTCGCCACCGCGCCGAGCGTGGTGTCGGTGCGCTTCGACGAGCCGGTCCAGATGCAGTTCGGGGCGTTGCGGGTGTTCTCGCCGTCCGGGTCGCGGGTGGACGAAGGCAGTCCCTCGCACCCGGCCGGCCACTCCGACACCGTCGAGGTCGGCTTGGCCCCGAAGCTGGGCCGCGGCACCTACACCGTGGCCTGGCACGTGATCTCGGCGGACTCGCACCCGGTGTCGGGGGCGTTCACGTTCAGCGTCGGCGCCTCCTCGACGACCTCGGTGTCCCAGGACACGCTGAACGCCGCCGGGAGCACGACCGTCGGGGTCCTGTACGGGATCGCCCGCGGCGTCGCCTACGGCGGCTTCGCGCTGGCCGTCGGCGCCACCGCGTTCCTGCTGTGCTGCTGGCCGGCCGGAGCCGCTTCGCGCCGGGTGCAGACCCTGATCGGCGTCGGCTGGGCGGCCCTGGTGGCCGCCACCCTCGCCGTACTCGGGTTGCAGGGTCCTTATGACGGCGGCTTCGGGCTGGGCCGGGTGTTCGACAGCGCGGTCCTGCGTACGACGATGGGAACGCGCCTCGGTACCGCGCTGTCGGTGCGGCTGCTCCTGCTCGGAGCGTTCGGCACGGGCCTGGCGATGCTGCTGCCGAGGCTGGAACAGGCCTCGGTCCGGCTGCGGATCGCGGCCGCCGGCGTCGGGGCGGCGGTGGCCGTCGGGATGGCGGCGACGTGGGCCGCCGCCGACCACGCCGGGACCGGCTCGCAGGTCGCCCTCGCGCTGCCGCTCGATGTGCTGCACGTGATGGCGATGGCGGTGTGGCTCGGCGGGCTGACGGTCGTCGTCGCGGTGCTGCTGCGTCCGGCGGGGGCCGGGGTCGGAGCCAATTCCGGGACCAAGACCGCAGCTAAGCCCGGAACCAGATCCGCGGTGGATCCGGCAGTCCTGGCACCGGCGATCCGCAGGTTCTCGACCATCGCGGCCTGTTGCATCGCCGTGCTGGTCGCCAGCGGCACGTACCAGGCGTGGCGCCAGGTCGGGACGCTGGGTGCGCTGACCGGCACCGTCTACGGCAAGCTTTTGCTGGTCAAGCTGCTCGGTGTCGGGCTGGTCGTCGCGCTTGGCTACCTCGCTCGGGTGTGGATCGCGCACTACCTCGCCGATCGCGCGACGCCCGACGAGGTCGCCATCCGGCAGCTGCGCCGCTCGACCGGCCTGGAAGCGGTGCTCGCGATCGGGGTGCTGACCGTCACGGCGATGCTGGTGAACGCCCCGCCTGCGCGTACCGCCTTCGCGGCGCCGGTCTCGACGACCGCCGCCTTCGACACCGGCGGGCCCAACGGGAAGGGGACCGTGCAGGTCTTCGTCTCGCCCGCGAAGGCCGGCACCGATCTCGTGCACATCGAGGTCGTCTCGCCGTCGGGGGAGCCGGAGGCGGTGCCGGAGCTGACCGCGACCCTGTCGCTGCCCGATCGGCAGCTCGGGCCGCTGCCGATCACGCTGAGCGGGGCCGGGACGTCGCACTACTACGGGAACGCGACGATCCCGTTGGCGGGCGGCTGGAAACTGGCGGTGACCGTACGGACCGACGACATCGACGAGACGACGGTCACGATCCCGGTCACGATCCGCTGA
- a CDS encoding DUF5134 domain-containing protein encodes MDMGSGGGSALVVLAELALFWAATVVHVLRLLSPTQLPDTDRPADAGHAVMGAGMTLMVFPGVSAGALHAAAVCYAVLGAAYFARATLRRGPTQHRCQNAAIGAGQAAMAYMLTAPTHPPSWVPLGVAAVLAGCAVVHGRRLIDARHRHGGAAGAPRMLVTVPHVGALLMTLTMAAMVGII; translated from the coding sequence ATGGACATGGGTTCCGGCGGCGGTTCGGCGCTGGTGGTGCTGGCCGAGCTCGCGTTGTTCTGGGCGGCGACGGTCGTGCATGTGCTGCGCCTGTTGTCACCGACACAGCTTCCTGACACGGACCGGCCGGCCGATGCCGGGCACGCGGTGATGGGCGCGGGCATGACGCTCATGGTGTTTCCGGGGGTGTCGGCCGGCGCGCTGCACGCCGCCGCTGTCTGCTACGCCGTTCTGGGCGCGGCCTACTTCGCGCGCGCCACCCTGCGCCGGGGCCCGACGCAGCACCGCTGCCAGAACGCGGCGATCGGCGCCGGTCAGGCCGCGATGGCGTACATGCTCACCGCGCCCACGCATCCGCCGTCGTGGGTGCCGCTCGGGGTCGCGGCCGTGCTGGCGGGGTGCGCGGTGGTGCACGGCCGGCGACTGATCGACGCGCGGCACCGCCACGGCGGCGCGGCCGGTGCGCCGCGGATGCTGGTCACGGTGCCGCATGTCGGGGCGCTGCTGATGACGCTGACGATGGCGGCGATGGTCGGGATCATCTGA
- a CDS encoding SigE family RNA polymerase sigma factor yields the protein MRRPDEKEFGELVAGRSHELRRVAYLMCGDWHQAEDLVQTAFVKLYCAWGKVNRRDDLDAYLRKTLLHVCIDEKRRGWRRREWPTSAPPDLPDRSPVPVHDRDLLVTGLRRIAPGQRAVLVLRYWEDLDIEQTARVLGCSTGTVKSQTARGLVALRAVVADLVPADAPGPEDVAAMKGYS from the coding sequence ATGCGCAGACCCGACGAGAAGGAGTTCGGCGAACTGGTGGCCGGCCGCTCGCACGAGCTCAGACGCGTGGCGTACCTGATGTGCGGCGACTGGCACCAGGCCGAGGACCTGGTCCAGACGGCGTTCGTCAAGCTCTACTGCGCCTGGGGCAAGGTCAACCGCCGCGACGACCTGGACGCCTACCTTCGCAAAACCCTGCTGCACGTCTGCATCGACGAGAAGCGGCGGGGCTGGCGGCGCCGGGAGTGGCCGACCTCCGCGCCGCCCGATCTCCCGGACCGCTCCCCCGTCCCGGTGCACGACCGCGACCTGCTCGTCACCGGGCTGCGGCGGATCGCCCCGGGCCAGCGCGCGGTCCTGGTCCTGCGCTACTGGGAGGACCTCGACATCGAGCAGACGGCACGGGTCCTCGGCTGCTCGACCGGGACGGTGAAGAGCCAGACCGCCCGCGGGCTGGTGGCGCTGCGCGCGGTGGTCGCCGACCTCGTGCCCGCGGACGCCCCGGGCCCCGAAGACGTCGCCGCGATGAAGGGGTACTCATGA
- a CDS encoding Clp protease N-terminal domain-containing protein — translation MPDLPDLPGLITELDTRTAGGDGDNDLDRLAAAEQIADELSALGARLVGYYVEQARTHGNSWADIGNHLGISRQAAQQRYAPARFQLTLGDLIGTGGLSRVTERTRATLLRAEQHAGRLGSTTVEPGHVLLAMLDDHDTLAAQALDLLKVDTAGLRAALGSPDDAASPRTISPLLGTPARRLLETALTQALKLNHNYVGTEHLLLALAHTPNDPAAQALADRGVSYERAREAVHAVIDEYLRRR, via the coding sequence GTGCCCGACCTCCCCGACCTCCCCGGCCTGATCACCGAGCTGGACACGCGCACGGCCGGCGGCGACGGCGACAACGATCTGGACCGCCTCGCCGCCGCCGAGCAGATCGCGGACGAGCTCTCGGCGCTCGGCGCCCGCCTGGTCGGGTACTACGTCGAGCAGGCGCGCACGCACGGGAACTCCTGGGCCGACATCGGCAACCACCTGGGCATCAGCCGGCAGGCCGCGCAGCAGCGCTACGCCCCGGCGCGCTTCCAACTGACACTCGGCGACCTGATCGGCACCGGCGGCCTCAGCCGGGTCACCGAACGCACCCGCGCCACGCTCCTGCGCGCCGAACAACACGCCGGGCGGCTGGGCAGCACGACGGTCGAGCCCGGTCACGTGCTGCTCGCGATGCTCGACGACCACGACACCCTGGCGGCTCAGGCCCTTGATCTGCTGAAAGTGGACACCGCCGGCCTGCGCGCAGCGCTCGGCTCACCCGACGACGCCGCATCCCCGCGCACGATCTCGCCGCTGCTGGGCACCCCGGCACGCCGCCTCCTGGAGACCGCGCTCACCCAGGCGCTCAAGCTGAATCACAACTACGTCGGCACCGAGCATCTGCTGCTGGCGCTGGCCCACACCCCCAACGACCCCGCCGCGCAGGCGCTCGCGGACCGCGGAGTGAGCTACGAGCGGGCCCGCGAAGCCGTCCACGCGGTGATCGACGAGTACCTGCGCCGGCGCTAG
- a CDS encoding serine hydrolase domain-containing protein, protein MNVTHLAEALDTLVPEILTLCKAPGMSLAIGVDDQVVFAKGYGRADLATGRPMTTATVGPTGSDAKPYTATAVLQLVDRGLLGLDDPVADHLGGLRVANPHGPREITLRDLLTHRSGLGTDLGFCDRVPPMPLGDLLKKIFEEGRTDAYHGGFLPLWATPVGTHYQYSNVGIALVGYLVERLNPDGVPFSEWLRRNLFAPLAMTSTCFPPSQNADHVPADLLERRSTGYATLDGFQFRLPQIHAGLHPAGTALTTPSDHVRFLLAMAGGGRLGDVSILRPQTAAAMVTPQAGRGPDPDSAIGLVWNVFQHGSPGYHVGHGGEYMWGWNQVSRFWPEQRIAVTASVNQWDLGDQGSSERPSHLAGRLMLDVVSAWAGGKDPRPLRGPAAARSYVAGLIVGDRLTSRLGISTALTDRDVEGIVAGSVVAEGTPWDPEAFGTAVRDVAATDGTLPSLLKLTREQMPHHHLALVRRQLGVPFLGTGLGGE, encoded by the coding sequence ATGAACGTGACGCATCTGGCCGAAGCCCTCGACACCCTCGTCCCGGAGATCCTCACCCTGTGCAAGGCCCCTGGCATGTCCTTGGCCATCGGCGTGGACGACCAGGTCGTCTTCGCGAAGGGCTACGGCCGCGCCGATCTGGCCACCGGCCGGCCGATGACGACCGCGACCGTCGGGCCCACCGGCTCCGATGCGAAGCCCTACACCGCCACCGCGGTGCTGCAGCTCGTCGACCGCGGCCTGCTCGGGCTCGACGACCCGGTCGCGGACCACCTCGGCGGCCTGCGCGTGGCCAACCCCCACGGCCCGCGCGAGATAACGCTGCGGGACCTGCTGACCCACCGCAGCGGGCTGGGGACTGATCTCGGCTTCTGCGACCGCGTGCCGCCGATGCCGCTGGGGGACCTGCTGAAGAAGATCTTCGAGGAAGGGCGGACCGACGCCTACCACGGCGGATTCCTGCCGTTGTGGGCGACGCCGGTCGGAACGCACTACCAGTACAGCAACGTGGGCATCGCTCTGGTCGGATACCTGGTCGAGCGGCTCAACCCGGACGGCGTCCCGTTCTCCGAGTGGCTGCGGCGGAACCTGTTCGCGCCGCTGGCCATGACATCGACTTGCTTCCCGCCGTCGCAGAACGCTGATCATGTCCCGGCCGACCTGCTCGAGCGCCGCTCGACCGGCTACGCCACGCTCGACGGCTTCCAGTTCCGGCTGCCGCAGATCCACGCCGGCCTCCACCCGGCGGGGACGGCGCTGACCACGCCGTCCGACCACGTGCGCTTCCTGCTGGCGATGGCCGGCGGCGGCCGGCTCGGCGACGTCAGCATTCTGCGACCGCAGACCGCCGCGGCGATGGTCACGCCCCAGGCCGGCCGCGGACCCGATCCGGACAGCGCGATCGGGTTGGTCTGGAACGTCTTCCAGCACGGCAGCCCCGGCTACCACGTCGGTCACGGCGGCGAGTACATGTGGGGCTGGAACCAGGTCTCCCGGTTCTGGCCCGAACAGCGGATCGCGGTGACCGCGTCGGTCAACCAGTGGGATCTCGGCGACCAGGGCTCGTCCGAACGCCCCAGCCACCTCGCGGGGCGGCTGATGCTGGACGTCGTCAGCGCGTGGGCCGGGGGGAAGGACCCGCGGCCGCTGCGCGGTCCGGCCGCCGCGCGGAGCTACGTGGCCGGGCTGATCGTCGGCGACCGGCTCACCTCGCGGCTGGGGATCAGCACCGCGCTGACGGATCGCGACGTGGAGGGGATCGTGGCCGGAAGCGTCGTCGCGGAGGGCACCCCGTGGGACCCGGAGGCTTTCGGCACGGCGGTGCGGGATGTGGCCGCGACCGACGGGACGCTCCCGTCGCTGCTCAAGCTCACCCGGGAGCAGATGCCGCACCATCACTTGGCGTTGGTGCGCCGCCAACTCGGCGTCCCGTTCCTCGGCACCGGGCTCGGAGGTGAATAG